Proteins encoded together in one Juglans regia cultivar Chandler chromosome 9, Walnut 2.0, whole genome shotgun sequence window:
- the LOC109014280 gene encoding dolichyl-diphosphooligosaccharide--protein glycosyltransferase subunit DAD1, which yields MARSTSKDAQALFHSFRSAYAATPTNLKIIDLYVGFAVFTALIQIAYIAIVGSFPFNSFLSGLLSCIGTAVLAVCLRIQVNRENKEFKDLPPERAFADFVLCNLVLHLVIMNFLG from the exons ATGGCGAGATCGACGAGCAAGGACGCCCAAGCCCTTTTCCACTCTTTCCGTTCTGCTTATGCAGCTACCCCCACTAATCTCAAG ATCATCGATCTCTATGTCGGTTTCGCTGTCTTCACTGCCCTCATCCAG ATAGCTTACATCGCTATAGTTGGATCATTCCCATTCAACTCATTTCTTTCCGGCCTACTTTCTTGCATAGGGACGGCAGTCCTTGCTG TTTGCCTTCGCATCCAAGTGAACAGAGAAAACAAGGAATTCAAG GACTTACCGCCGGAGCGTGCTTTTGCAGATTTTGTTCTGTGCAATTTGGTGCTTCATTTGGTTATTATGAATTTCCTGGGATAA
- the LOC109014281 gene encoding uncharacterized protein At1g32220, chloroplastic-like translates to MASFLFFNAVPSLPSSRTTAAFRTRPTSHFQNRFGVRCSYAEVTGRDDSNPATIDVVADVKTERIVVLGGNGFVGSAICKAAVSKGIEVISLSRSGRPTYPSSWVEQVNWVAGDVFYVNWDEVLVGATAVISTLGGFGSEEQMKRINGEANVVAVNAAKDYGVPKFVLISVHDYNLPSFLLSSGYFTGKRKAESEVLSKYPNSGVVLRPGFIYGKRRVDGFEIPLDLVGEPLDRILRATENFTKPLSSLPASDLLLAPPVSVDDVALAAINAISDDDFFGIFTIEQIKEAAEKVRV, encoded by the exons ATGGcatcttttctcttcttcaatGCCGTTCCTTCCCTCCCTTCCTCTCGCACCACAGCTGCTTTCCGTACCCGCCCCACCTCGCATTTTCAGAACCG GTTTGGTGTCAGATGCAGCTACGCAGAAGTAACTGGAAGGGATGACTCTAATCCTGCTACAATAGACGTTGTAGCTGATGTTAAGACCGAAAGG ATTGTTGTCTTAGGAGGAAACGGTTTTGTCGGTTCTGCTATATGCAAGGCTGCGGTGTCAAAGGGCATAGAGGTCATAAGCCTAAGCAG GTCGGGCCGTCCTACTTATCCAAGTTCATGGGTTGAACAGGTAAATTGGGTAGCAG GAGATGTTTTCTATGTGAATTGGGATGAAGTGCTGGTTGGGGCAACTGCAGTGATTTCAACCCTAGGAGGTTTTGGTAGCGAGGAACAGATGAAAAGGATTAATGGAGAGGCTAATGTTGTGGCTGTGAATGCTGCAAAGGATTATG GGGTTCCCAAGTTTGTATTGATCTCAGTGCATGATTACAATTTACCATCATTTTTACTTTCATCTGGATACTTCACGGGAAAGAGGAAAGCGGAGTCAGAGGTTCTTTCCAAATACCCCAACTCTG GTGTTGTATTGAGACCGGGCTTCATTTATGGGAAAAGGAGGGTGGATGGTTTTGAGATTCCTCTGGATTTGGTAGGGGAACCGCTGGACAGAATTCTGCGTGCTACTGAAAACTTCACCAAACCTCTGAGTTCTCTTCCAGCATCTGATCTACTTTTGGCTCCACCTGTTAGTGTCGATGATGTTGCTCTTGCAGCCATCAATGCAATCTCAGACGACGACTTCTTCGGCATTTTTACAATTGAACAAATCAAAGAAGCTGCAGAAAAAGTGAGGGTGTGA